Proteins from a genomic interval of Orbaceae bacterium lpD02:
- the recA gene encoding recombinase RecA: MNENKQRALTAALSQIEKQFGKGSIMRLGDTQTLDVDAISTGSLGLDIALGIGGLPMGRIVEIFGPESSGKTTLTLSVIAQAQKEGKTCAFIDAEHALDPIYAAKLGVQVDDLLVSQPDTGEQALEICDALVRSAAVDVVIVDSVAALTPRAEIEGEMGDSHMGLQARLMSQALRKLTANIKNANCLVVFINQIRMKIGVMFGNPETTTGGNALKFYASVRLDIRRIGAVKEGEDVIGSDTRVKVVKNKVAAPFRQAEFQILYGCGISKEGELIDLGVKHKLVDKAGAWYSYNGEKIGQGKANSIKFLQEHLDIASELEAKLRELLLSNPTAFNAEEDTTAIDDGL; encoded by the coding sequence ATGAATGAGAATAAACAACGCGCATTAACCGCTGCTTTAAGTCAGATTGAAAAACAATTTGGTAAAGGTTCTATCATGCGTTTAGGTGATACACAGACCCTAGATGTTGATGCTATTTCAACAGGCTCATTAGGGCTTGATATTGCGTTAGGTATTGGTGGGTTGCCAATGGGGCGTATTGTTGAAATCTTCGGACCTGAATCATCAGGTAAGACAACACTGACATTATCGGTGATAGCCCAAGCACAAAAAGAAGGTAAAACGTGTGCATTTATTGATGCAGAACATGCATTAGATCCCATTTATGCGGCTAAATTAGGTGTTCAAGTCGATGATTTGTTGGTATCTCAGCCCGATACTGGCGAGCAAGCGCTTGAAATTTGTGATGCTTTAGTTCGTTCAGCTGCTGTTGATGTAGTTATTGTCGACTCGGTCGCGGCCTTAACTCCACGAGCTGAGATAGAAGGTGAAATGGGTGATTCTCATATGGGATTGCAAGCTCGCCTCATGTCCCAAGCGTTACGAAAACTAACCGCTAATATTAAAAATGCCAACTGTTTAGTTGTATTTATTAACCAAATTCGCATGAAAATTGGCGTTATGTTTGGAAATCCAGAGACGACTACTGGTGGAAATGCACTTAAATTTTATGCTTCTGTACGTCTCGATATTCGCCGTATTGGGGCGGTAAAAGAAGGTGAAGATGTTATCGGCAGCGATACCCGTGTTAAAGTGGTTAAAAATAAAGTAGCAGCACCATTTAGACAAGCTGAATTTCAAATTTTATACGGTTGTGGAATTTCTAAAGAAGGCGAGTTAATTGATTTGGGCGTTAAGCATAAGTTAGTTGATAAAGCAGGTGCTTGGTATAGTTATAATGGTGAAAAAATTGGTCAAGGTAAAGCGAATTCGATTAAGTTTTTACAAGAGCACCTTGATATTGCAAGCGAATTAGAAGCTAAACTGAGAGAATTGTTACTTAGTAATCCTACCGCATTTAATGCTGAGGAAGATACGACAGCTATTGATGATGGACTCTAA
- a CDS encoding MBL fold metallo-hydrolase, which produces MQYQIIPVTEFQQNCSIIWCKSTKDAAIIDPGGEAELLKKAVEKLALKVTKILLTHGHLDHVGATKELANFYQVKIYGPQQEDKFLLDNLPHQCVQFGFPFSEAFEPDVWLNDGETVQVGDVIFDVIYSPGHTPGHIVFVNKIDKIAFVGDVLFKNSIGRTDFPRGNHRDLITSIKTKLFPLGDDIRFVPGHGPMSTFGYERMNNPYLI; this is translated from the coding sequence ATGCAATATCAAATTATTCCCGTAACTGAATTCCAACAAAATTGCTCTATTATTTGGTGCAAATCAACCAAGGATGCGGCGATCATTGATCCTGGTGGTGAGGCGGAATTATTAAAAAAAGCAGTCGAAAAGTTAGCGCTTAAAGTGACTAAAATTCTTTTAACTCACGGCCACCTTGATCACGTAGGTGCTACCAAAGAGTTAGCTAATTTTTATCAAGTCAAGATTTATGGTCCACAGCAAGAAGATAAATTTTTATTGGATAACTTACCGCATCAATGTGTTCAATTTGGTTTTCCATTCAGCGAGGCGTTTGAACCTGATGTTTGGTTAAATGATGGTGAAACAGTGCAAGTCGGTGATGTTATTTTTGATGTTATCTACTCTCCAGGTCATACTCCTGGGCATATCGTTTTTGTAAACAAGATAGATAAAATCGCCTTTGTCGGGGATGTACTATTTAAAAATAGTATTGGTCGAACTGATTTCCCTAGAGGGAATCATCGTGACTTAATCACCTCAATTAAGACTAAACTATTCCCGTTAGGCGACGATATACGTTTTGTTCCAGGACATGGTCCTATGTCTACTTTTGGCTATGAACGAATGAATAATCCTTATTTAATTTAG
- the mdtD gene encoding multidrug transporter subunit MdtD, translating into MTENISISPLMYKMMPWIAAVAFFMQTLDTSILNTALPTIANDLNESPLNMQSAVICYALAVALFIPVSGFFSDRFGTRNVFVAAVFLFSAGSLLCALSSSLIMLDAARVIQGIGGAMMVPVSRLALIKSFKRSDFLAALNASTIPGLIGPVVGPVLGGYLVEYSSWHWIFLINIPIGIVGIISGWKFMPNIKGNLSRFDLSGVLFISIAVISATLGLEFINEGINIYFSLSLILLSFILFWGYVLHAKRSSAPIFPLALFNIHTFRIGIIGNLISRLGISATPFLIPLLLQVAFGYSAIYAGCMLIPMAMASLSMKTFVPPILRRFGYRRVLMTNTIIVGLIIMAMSLLNKDSSMILFALLLSALGAVNSLQFTSMNSITLADLPNELTSSGNSLMAVNQQLAISFGIACGAVLVRIFTYQAEAITQDIARAFKMSFMILGAITCCSSIIFRYLYPQDGQNLTIKNSTNRSQ; encoded by the coding sequence ATGACTGAGAATATTTCAATTTCGCCTTTAATGTATAAAATGATGCCGTGGATAGCTGCAGTTGCATTCTTTATGCAAACGCTCGATACCTCTATTTTAAATACGGCGCTTCCCACCATTGCCAACGATCTTAATGAATCACCACTAAATATGCAGTCAGCGGTGATCTGTTATGCATTAGCGGTTGCACTATTTATTCCTGTGAGTGGTTTTTTCTCTGATCGCTTTGGTACTCGTAATGTATTTGTTGCGGCTGTATTTTTATTTTCTGCTGGTTCATTATTATGTGCACTATCCTCTTCTTTAATCATGCTAGATGCTGCTCGCGTTATTCAAGGGATTGGTGGGGCAATGATGGTTCCCGTATCGCGGTTGGCACTAATTAAATCATTTAAACGCAGTGATTTTTTAGCTGCACTAAATGCTTCAACGATTCCTGGTTTGATTGGACCAGTGGTTGGTCCTGTTTTAGGTGGATATTTAGTTGAATATTCAAGCTGGCATTGGATTTTTCTGATTAACATTCCAATTGGTATCGTTGGCATAATTAGTGGCTGGAAGTTTATGCCAAATATCAAAGGTAACTTGTCTCGTTTTGATCTTTCTGGTGTGTTATTTATTTCTATCGCGGTGATTAGTGCTACTCTAGGGTTAGAGTTTATTAATGAAGGTATTAATATCTATTTTTCTTTGAGTCTAATTTTGCTGAGCTTTATTTTATTTTGGGGATATGTTCTGCATGCTAAAAGGTCATCCGCACCGATTTTCCCTTTAGCCTTGTTTAATATTCACACCTTTAGAATTGGAATTATAGGTAATTTGATTAGTCGTTTAGGAATATCCGCTACGCCGTTTTTAATTCCATTACTATTGCAGGTTGCTTTTGGTTATTCGGCTATCTATGCAGGATGCATGCTAATACCTATGGCGATGGCATCGCTCAGTATGAAAACATTTGTCCCGCCTATTTTACGACGTTTTGGTTATAGGCGAGTTTTGATGACTAACACGATTATTGTTGGTCTGATTATTATGGCGATGTCTCTGCTCAATAAAGATTCCTCAATGATATTATTTGCATTATTATTATCAGCCTTAGGAGCAGTCAATTCATTGCAATTTACATCAATGAATAGTATCACTTTGGCTGATTTACCAAATGAATTAACAAGCAGTGGTAATAGCTTAATGGCAGTTAATCAGCAACTCGCGATTAGTTTTGGCATAGCATGTGGTGCTGTTTTAGTCCGTATATTTACTTACCAAGCAGAAGCGATCACTCAAGATATTGCTCGTGCATTTAAAATGAGCTTCATGATATTAGGTGCTATAACGTGTTGCTCCAGTATAATTTTTAGGTACCTTTATCCACAAGATGGTCAGAATTTGACGATTAAAAATAGCACAAATAGAAGCCAATAA
- a CDS encoding regulatory protein RecX — protein MMDSNTFYKNLLNKAVQLLAQRNHSSIELKQKLSLFYLKKYAHDFAIDDDLVKQQIDTAIQHCIAHNWINDIQYIQQYIDMRSRKGYGPNRIIGELKQHGFGLALVKEIFTAKNIDWYEVGLIRAQKKFQNFDKKDYQQKLKLFQFLTYRGFQQDHINQIYSLL, from the coding sequence ATGATGGACTCTAATACTTTTTACAAAAATTTATTAAATAAAGCTGTGCAATTACTTGCACAGCGAAATCATTCCTCAATTGAACTAAAACAAAAGTTGTCTCTTTTTTATCTAAAAAAATATGCTCATGATTTTGCTATTGATGATGACTTAGTTAAGCAACAAATTGATACTGCTATTCAGCATTGTATTGCCCATAATTGGATTAATGATATCCAATATATTCAACAATATATTGATATGCGTTCACGGAAGGGATACGGGCCAAATCGAATTATTGGTGAATTAAAACAGCATGGATTTGGCTTAGCTTTAGTTAAAGAGATATTTACGGCTAAAAATATTGATTGGTATGAGGTTGGTTTAATACGAGCACAAAAAAAGTTTCAAAATTTTGATAAAAAAGATTACCAACAAAAACTAAAATTATTTCAATTTTTAACTTATCGCGGCTTTCAACAAGATCACATCAATCAAATTTATTCTTTATTGTAA
- a CDS encoding TatD family hydrolase, whose product MLIDTHCHFDAPPFITELAASVKRFENAGVANIIVPAVSSQNFKIVLQLTERFPSIYCALGLHPIYTHKQQDIELLAAQLNQHYDKVVAIGEIGLDGYIEHINIEEQKLFLTAQLDLAKQYHLPVILHARRANSLLYKELKNARLPEVGVIHGFSGSYEEAIQFIRLGFYIGVGGVISYPRANKTRQAISRIPLSSILLETDAPDMPLNGLQGQANRPENIVKVFAELSKLRIEPSSQILNTTLMNTLTLFSRINTMKVG is encoded by the coding sequence ATGTTAATTGATACTCACTGTCATTTTGATGCTCCGCCGTTTATTACCGAGTTAGCTGCGTCGGTTAAACGTTTTGAAAATGCAGGTGTGGCAAATATTATTGTACCTGCCGTATCGAGTCAAAATTTTAAAATAGTGCTACAATTAACTGAGCGCTTTCCCTCAATTTACTGCGCACTAGGTTTACATCCTATTTATACGCATAAACAACAAGATATTGAACTATTAGCAGCACAGCTTAATCAACATTATGATAAAGTGGTTGCTATAGGTGAAATTGGACTTGATGGCTATATTGAACATATCAATATTGAAGAGCAAAAATTATTTTTAACTGCGCAATTAGATTTAGCAAAGCAATATCATTTACCCGTAATTCTGCACGCGAGGCGTGCTAACTCTTTATTATATAAAGAGCTGAAGAATGCTAGGTTGCCAGAGGTCGGAGTGATCCATGGTTTTTCAGGTAGCTATGAAGAGGCGATACAATTTATTCGACTAGGATTTTATATTGGTGTTGGTGGCGTGATTAGCTACCCAAGGGCGAACAAAACGCGCCAAGCCATTAGCCGTATTCCCTTATCATCAATTTTGCTCGAAACCGACGCGCCAGACATGCCTTTAAATGGTCTACAAGGTCAAGCGAATCGACCCGAAAATATTGTAAAAGTATTTGCAGAGTTATCTAAACTAAGAATTGAACCCTCATCACAAATTCTTAATACAACCTTAATGAATACCTTGACGCTATTTTCTAGAATCAATACAATGAAAGTCGGTTAA
- a CDS encoding TonB-dependent receptor, with amino-acid sequence MKKMTIKIISQAIKASLLLSLSPLAVAETDSNMDTIVVTASGFEQQIKNAPATISVITAKDIDNKPYRDVTDALRDIPGVNISGGGDGTDIGIRGMDAKYTLILIDGKKVNTRETRPNSDGSGFEQGWLPPLSAIERIEVVRGPMSSLYGSDAMGGVINVITKKVLDAWQGSVRLESVFQQDSQANNYYNSNFSLMGPLIADRLGLQLYGQYSDRGEDEFLNGHAEQKLRSLNGKLFLQATDNQSFQLDFGRSLQNSLATRGKTRALTRKDDSERDNRRNSYALTHQGHWDGFTSKTFFSYEGNNNPKREMKVENSDFDSQFLIPLENHMLTIGGHYTYQNLNDKGNELNTLISKIDRWNYALYAEDEWQIVDNFALTGGIRFNKDENYGTNWNPRIYAVWDINENYTLKGGYSSGYATPLLRYVVADWGQVTGGGNRDGVIIGNANLKPEKSDNIELGLEYSDESGMNASATAFYTKFKDKIQSYYLCDDTTNKKLCSANGVSGFDFVQSRENVDKADIKGVELSLKTPLFDTFLLNSSYTWTKSEQKSGVNKGLSLNRTPRQKFTTQLDWFVTQQWDLWAKVAYYGEETEAGKNGVQGKKYPGYTLWDLGASYSVNKQTKLYTGIYNLFDKDVENTDFGKTLEGRRYWVGTEISF; translated from the coding sequence ATGAAAAAAATGACAATAAAAATTATTTCTCAAGCAATAAAAGCGAGTTTACTGCTTTCATTATCACCATTAGCAGTAGCTGAAACCGACTCAAATATGGATACGATAGTAGTAACAGCTTCAGGTTTTGAGCAGCAAATAAAAAATGCACCTGCGACAATTTCCGTTATTACAGCAAAAGATATTGATAATAAACCTTATCGCGATGTTACTGACGCCTTGAGAGACATACCGGGGGTAAATATTTCAGGTGGTGGTGATGGCACCGATATTGGCATCCGAGGTATGGATGCTAAATATACATTAATCCTTATCGATGGTAAAAAAGTAAATACAAGGGAAACCAGACCAAATAGTGATGGTTCAGGTTTTGAGCAAGGGTGGTTACCGCCGTTATCTGCAATTGAGCGCATTGAGGTAGTTAGGGGACCCATGTCTTCGTTATATGGCTCTGATGCGATGGGAGGTGTTATTAATGTTATTACTAAAAAAGTGTTAGACGCTTGGCAAGGCAGTGTGCGATTAGAGTCGGTTTTCCAACAAGATTCCCAAGCTAATAATTATTATAATAGTAATTTTTCGTTGATGGGACCATTAATTGCCGATAGGTTAGGGCTACAACTCTATGGTCAATATTCTGATCGAGGTGAGGATGAATTTTTAAATGGCCACGCAGAGCAAAAATTACGCAGTTTAAATGGTAAGTTATTCTTACAAGCGACCGATAATCAGTCATTTCAATTAGACTTTGGCCGTTCGTTGCAAAATTCATTAGCAACAAGAGGTAAAACGAGAGCACTTACTCGCAAAGATGATTCTGAACGTGATAACCGTCGCAATTCATATGCTTTAACTCATCAAGGGCATTGGGATGGATTTACCTCAAAAACGTTTTTTTCTTACGAAGGTAATAATAACCCTAAAAGAGAGATGAAAGTGGAAAATAGTGATTTTGATAGCCAGTTTTTAATTCCATTAGAAAACCATATGTTAACTATCGGTGGCCATTATACTTATCAGAATCTTAATGATAAAGGGAATGAACTTAATACATTGATTAGTAAAATTGACCGTTGGAATTACGCATTATATGCCGAAGATGAGTGGCAGATTGTCGATAATTTTGCTCTAACTGGTGGCATTCGTTTTAATAAAGATGAAAATTATGGTACTAATTGGAACCCACGTATTTATGCAGTATGGGATATCAATGAAAACTACACCCTAAAAGGTGGCTATTCATCTGGTTATGCAACGCCGTTATTACGCTATGTAGTTGCTGATTGGGGGCAAGTTACAGGGGGAGGCAATAGAGATGGCGTTATTATAGGTAATGCTAATTTAAAACCTGAAAAATCTGATAATATTGAATTAGGCCTAGAGTATAGTGACGAAAGCGGAATGAATGCCAGTGCCACTGCTTTCTATACTAAGTTTAAAGATAAAATTCAATCCTATTACCTATGTGATGATACAACAAATAAGAAATTATGTTCCGCTAATGGGGTATCTGGTTTTGATTTTGTTCAATCCCGCGAAAATGTTGATAAAGCTGATATTAAAGGAGTTGAGCTATCGTTAAAAACGCCATTATTTGATACGTTTTTATTAAACTCGAGTTATACGTGGACCAAATCAGAGCAAAAAAGCGGTGTAAATAAGGGATTATCATTAAATCGTACACCAAGGCAAAAATTTACTACACAGCTTGATTGGTTTGTTACTCAGCAGTGGGATTTATGGGCAAAAGTTGCTTATTATGGTGAGGAAACCGAAGCTGGCAAAAATGGGGTACAAGGTAAAAAATACCCAGGTTATACCCTTTGGGATTTAGGTGCTTCTTATTCCGTCAATAAACAGACAAAATTATATACAGGAATTTATAATTTATTTGATAAAGACGTCGAAAATACTGATTTCGGTAAGACGCTAGAAGGCCGCCGTTATTGGGTAGGTACAGAAATTAGTTTTTAG
- the recC gene encoding exodeoxyribonuclease V subunit gamma — translation MLTIYHSNQLDLLKSLTAQLIKRQPLNSVFDKEVILVQSQGMGQWLQIQLAEELGICANIEYPFPTQFVWNIYRVFHPNLPKNNSFSADFMLWVLLAILPDLVNRPNFSTLKHYFQQDNEQKYYQLATSIADLFDQYLVYRPDWIQSWQEGRQVAELGNDQEWQALLWCELVAYSDQLANISLHRADIHQAVIHHLNQKKLTKAQKNQLPKRIFIFGIVSIPPLYLELLNGLSQHIDVHFMFMNPCRQYWGDIVDHSFINKYVDNEQMASMMLQESHPLLASWGKLGRDHLVLLQHYNKQDIDAFFDYEEASLLGQVQQSILDMQNNTIIKPDINTLGANKNKQLISAYDDSISLHACHSEQREVEVLYDYLLSILDDNPTITLNDCVVMVADIDHYAPYIQAVFDNAPKSRQLPYTISDQKFRYLDPIIQGFFLLLELPQSRLDIESIFDLLEIPAIAKRFNLNDNNLKSLQRWIVDSGIRFGLESVANEPHSWLSGLSRMLLGYSMESKLDSWQDVFPYDGATGIEAELVGYLSDFIMAIAKWRDMLCQPHHIAQWQTLCSELLDAFFMLDAETEPLLLMIQEQWQHIIEQATLSSYRAKIGVKILHELLQAKFAQHSISHRFLIGKINFCTMMPMRSVPFKIVCLLGMNDGVYPRSISPIGFDLIAKYRRIGDRSRRNDDRYLFLEALLSAQQKLYISYIGCDIQTNDIRYPSILVDELVEYLKQNYKLEADVDLADELSAIELTKRLTTTHSRTPFNIENYINNNTKMNSYADEWLPAAKYQGQQIAFITPLTKKNIANIHLDELKQFYFHPIKALTKYRLGYLLNYIDEQLPDSENFNLNNLERYAINNQIMEILLPSDHIDEQLSARLYRKMLRSNQLPYGAFGQILYNEQQLLIQPLIEKIKREKMGDFLSLDVNLSIHNTLLIGRIKNIQADGILQWRSAKLTIKDGISLWLDHLIISVLQPDQGGLYNRIYGRDGTKWCFNALPKEHALELLSLWVEGFLMGINQPLFMPLQSSWHWLEAAYDEDLQRISHDNMVLMKAKNSFIAHWQGNIATSAECDDYYLRLYPQLTDELVDSAIEATKMYLLPIMQYRNNGDVN, via the coding sequence ATGCTCACAATTTACCATTCCAATCAATTAGATCTATTAAAATCATTGACAGCACAACTGATCAAACGTCAGCCTTTGAACTCTGTTTTTGATAAAGAAGTGATTTTGGTTCAGAGCCAAGGAATGGGGCAGTGGTTACAAATTCAATTAGCCGAGGAGCTTGGCATTTGCGCCAATATTGAATACCCTTTCCCTACACAATTTGTATGGAATATTTATCGAGTATTTCATCCTAATCTACCTAAAAACAACAGTTTTAGTGCTGATTTCATGCTCTGGGTACTATTAGCTATTTTGCCAGATCTAGTAAACAGACCCAATTTTAGTACGCTTAAACACTATTTTCAGCAAGATAATGAACAAAAATATTATCAGTTAGCGACTTCTATTGCCGACTTATTTGACCAATACTTGGTTTATCGGCCTGATTGGATCCAATCATGGCAAGAAGGTAGGCAAGTTGCGGAGCTGGGTAATGATCAAGAATGGCAAGCACTATTATGGTGTGAACTTGTTGCATATAGCGATCAGTTGGCAAACATATCTTTACATCGTGCGGATATTCATCAAGCGGTTATTCACCACTTGAATCAAAAAAAATTAACTAAAGCACAGAAAAACCAGTTACCAAAGCGTATTTTTATTTTTGGTATAGTCTCTATCCCACCATTATATTTAGAGCTACTTAATGGATTAAGTCAGCATATCGATGTTCATTTTATGTTTATGAATCCTTGTCGGCAATACTGGGGCGATATTGTTGACCATTCGTTTATCAATAAATATGTGGATAATGAACAAATGGCAAGTATGATGCTACAAGAGTCTCATCCTTTGCTCGCATCATGGGGGAAACTTGGTCGTGATCATTTAGTTTTATTACAACATTATAATAAACAAGACATTGATGCCTTTTTTGACTATGAAGAAGCGTCGTTACTGGGGCAGGTACAGCAATCTATTTTAGATATGCAAAATAATACCATTATAAAGCCCGATATTAACACTTTAGGTGCGAATAAAAATAAACAATTAATTTCAGCTTATGATGACTCTATTTCACTACATGCTTGCCACAGTGAACAGCGAGAAGTTGAGGTACTTTATGATTATTTGCTCTCGATCTTAGATGATAATCCGACTATCACATTAAATGACTGCGTTGTAATGGTTGCAGATATTGATCATTATGCGCCTTATATTCAAGCCGTATTTGACAATGCGCCTAAGAGCCGACAATTACCGTATACGATTTCAGATCAAAAATTTCGTTATCTTGATCCTATTATTCAGGGTTTTTTCTTGCTCTTAGAATTGCCACAAAGCCGGTTAGATATTGAATCTATTTTTGATTTACTCGAAATCCCAGCCATTGCAAAACGGTTTAATCTTAATGACAATAACTTAAAGTCTCTTCAACGCTGGATTGTAGATTCTGGTATTCGCTTTGGCTTGGAGTCGGTCGCGAATGAACCACATAGTTGGCTATCAGGGCTAAGCCGTATGTTGCTCGGTTACAGTATGGAAAGTAAGCTTGATAGTTGGCAAGATGTATTTCCGTATGATGGGGCAACGGGGATTGAAGCTGAACTAGTCGGGTATTTGTCTGATTTTATTATGGCGATTGCCAAATGGCGCGATATGTTGTGCCAGCCCCATCATATTGCCCAATGGCAAACCCTTTGTAGCGAGTTATTAGATGCATTTTTTATGCTTGATGCTGAAACTGAGCCACTATTACTGATGATACAAGAGCAGTGGCAACATATTATAGAACAAGCAACACTATCGAGTTATCGTGCTAAAATTGGCGTTAAAATTTTACATGAGCTATTACAAGCAAAATTTGCACAGCACTCTATTTCTCATCGCTTTTTAATCGGAAAAATTAATTTCTGTACAATGATGCCAATGCGTTCGGTACCGTTTAAGATTGTCTGTTTGCTAGGTATGAATGACGGCGTATACCCAAGAAGTATTTCACCAATAGGTTTTGATTTAATTGCTAAATATCGACGAATTGGTGATCGCAGCCGCAGAAATGACGACCGGTACCTATTTTTAGAAGCATTACTTTCGGCCCAGCAAAAACTGTATATCAGCTATATTGGTTGTGACATACAAACTAATGATATTCGCTATCCCTCTATTTTAGTCGATGAACTAGTAGAATATTTGAAACAAAACTATAAGTTAGAGGCAGATGTAGATTTAGCTGATGAATTAAGTGCTATCGAGTTAACTAAGCGCTTAACTACAACTCATAGCCGAACGCCATTTAATATTGAAAACTATATAAATAATAATACGAAAATGAATAGTTATGCAGATGAATGGCTACCTGCGGCTAAATACCAAGGTCAGCAGATTGCTTTTATTACACCATTAACCAAAAAAAATATTGCCAATATCCACTTAGATGAGCTTAAACAATTTTATTTCCATCCAATCAAAGCGCTTACTAAATATCGACTTGGTTACTTATTAAACTATATTGATGAACAATTACCTGACAGCGAAAATTTTAACCTTAATAACCTAGAGCGCTATGCGATTAATAACCAAATTATGGAAATTCTTTTACCGTCAGATCATATTGATGAACAATTAAGTGCTCGTCTTTATCGAAAAATGCTTAGAAGTAACCAGTTACCCTATGGTGCTTTTGGGCAGATATTATATAACGAACAACAATTATTAATACAACCCCTCATTGAAAAAATTAAACGCGAAAAAATGGGTGATTTTTTATCGCTAGATGTCAATTTGAGTATTCATAATACTTTGCTAATAGGGCGAATAAAAAATATTCAAGCTGATGGTATATTGCAATGGCGAAGTGCAAAACTGACCATTAAAGACGGTATATCGTTATGGCTTGATCATCTAATCATATCAGTTTTGCAACCAGATCAAGGCGGTCTTTATAATCGAATCTATGGTCGGGATGGTACTAAGTGGTGTTTTAACGCCCTACCCAAAGAACACGCCTTAGAACTTTTGTCTTTATGGGTTGAAGGTTTTTTAATGGGCATTAACCAGCCGTTATTTATGCCATTACAAAGTTCATGGCATTGGCTTGAAGCTGCCTATGATGAAGACTTACAACGTATAAGTCATGACAATATGGTACTCATGAAAGCGAAAAATAGTTTTATTGCTCATTGGCAAGGCAATATTGCGACATCAGCTGAATGTGATGACTATTATTTAAGGTTATATCCGCAATTAACCGATGAATTAGTTGATAGTGCAATCGAAGCAACAAAAATGTATTTATTACCGATTATGCAATATAGGAATAATGGCGATGTTAATTGA
- a CDS encoding bile acid:sodium symporter family protein: MPKRFSQLFVQTVISLTKMFPLWAILCACLAYFLPGVFTPIKSYTPELLMFVMFTMGVTLSIDDFKRVIVKPKAVIVCTLLHYIVMPLTALILAKVFMMRVELLIGMVLVGSVASGTASNVMIYLAKGDVALSITISSISTLVGIIVTPLLTLALLGASVEVPFIAMLLSIIKIVFVPIVAGLIVHHLLIKLVRKCERFFPVLSMLCILAILSIVVAESRDQISQVGLTVICAVILHNGIGLLGGYWGGRLLGFDEATCRTMSLEVGMQNSALAATLGTTYFSALTALPAAVFSVWHNISGSLLAGYWQGKAIKNKKLVKK, from the coding sequence ATGCCAAAGCGATTTAGTCAGCTATTTGTTCAAACTGTTATCTCTTTAACTAAAATGTTCCCTCTATGGGCTATTTTATGTGCATGTTTGGCTTATTTCTTACCAGGAGTTTTTACTCCGATAAAATCATATACGCCGGAACTATTAATGTTTGTGATGTTTACCATGGGAGTAACATTAAGTATTGATGATTTTAAGCGCGTAATAGTTAAACCTAAAGCGGTAATTGTGTGTACATTGCTCCATTATATTGTTATGCCTCTTACGGCATTAATTCTAGCCAAAGTATTTATGATGCGAGTAGAACTTTTAATTGGTATGGTGTTAGTCGGTAGCGTGGCAAGTGGTACTGCATCGAATGTTATGATTTATTTAGCTAAAGGCGATGTGGCATTATCAATCACGATCTCCTCTATTTCAACACTCGTTGGCATTATAGTCACGCCATTATTAACCTTAGCGCTGTTAGGCGCAAGTGTCGAAGTACCGTTTATAGCAATGCTACTTTCAATTATTAAAATTGTGTTTGTCCCTATTGTGGCAGGATTAATTGTTCATCATTTATTGATTAAATTGGTTAGAAAATGTGAACGCTTTTTCCCCGTCTTATCGATGCTTTGTATCCTTGCTATACTCAGTATTGTTGTCGCTGAAAGTCGCGATCAAATTTCGCAAGTTGGGCTTACTGTGATTTGTGCGGTGATTCTTCATAATGGTATTGGTTTGCTCGGTGGTTATTGGGGAGGCCGATTACTTGGTTTTGATGAGGCAACGTGTCGTACTATGTCGCTTGAAGTCGGTATGCAAAATTCAGCGTTAGCAGCTACGCTTGGTACAACTTATTTTTCTGCTTTAACCGCATTACCTGCCGCGGTATTTTCTGTATGGCACAATATTTCCGGTTCATTATTGGCGGGTTACTGGCAAGGAAAAGCGATTAAGAATAAAAAATTAGTAAAAAAATAG